The sequence TACCTCCCTGATGTACCTCCCGGTGGGTCGTGCGTCTCGAAGTGGGGAGGGTGTCGCGGGGTTTGAGGCGTTGGGTGTCTGACGCGTGCCTTGTCCTGTGCCTCGCGATGCCTCCTTATTCCGGCAACGAATACGGAGAGTGATTCGTTCCCTCCGGTGTGTTGTTTCGCTCCGGTGCATCCGATGTTCCTCGGGGGCATTCGGGGTTCCTCCGGAGCATCCCGGATGGTGATCCGGAGCATCCGGCTGGTGGGGTGTCGCGGCTACGGTTCCGGGTCTGCGGCTGTGGTTCCGGGTTTCTTGTCTGGTGTTTGGCCGTTGGGCGTGCCGGTCTTGGTTTCGTTCGATAGTGATTCTGAAGGGGTTCCGCTCATGCGGATGTATTTGCTCGCCCTCAATCCCACCGACTCGGTCACCGAGGGATTTCTGCCTGCCGCTGCGCGTCTCGGTGTTGAGGTCACGATCCTCACCGATCAGCCCGAGGCGCACCGGCGCGACGTCCCGGAGGGGACGGAGGTCCTGGAGTGCGATGTGCGTGACTTCCGGGCGGTGATCACCTGTGTGGCAGGTCGGCGGCCCGCCGATGCGATCTTCACCAACAGCGATCACCTCCAGGTCCAAGCGGCCCTGGCCGCCGAGTACTTCGGGCTGCCGGGCAAGGACTGGCGGGCCGCGTTGTGCGCCAAGAACAAGGCCGAGATGCGGCGGCGACTCGCGGTGGCAGGGGTGGACACCGTACGGACCGTGGAGCTGGAGCCCGGGCAGGACCCGAGCGTGCTGGCCGCCGCCGAGCTTCCGTATCCGTGTGTGATCAAGCCGCGGGAGGGGGTGGCCAGCGAGGATGTGATGCTCGTCGACGGGCCCGGCGAACTGGTGGTCTGCGCCAAGGAGATCCAGGTGCGGCGGCCCGAGGTGGCGCTGGTCGCGGAGGAGTTCCTGCCGGGCCAGCTGTACACGCTGGAGACGCTCGGTGATGGGCGGCTGCGCCATGTCCTGGGTGGGTTTCGTACCGCCATTTCCGCGCCGCCGACCTTTATCGAGACGGGGCTTGAGTTCGTTGCGGCCCATCCGCAGTCCGTCACCGATCAGGTGCTGGGCCAGCTCGATGCGCTGGGCGTCGGGTTCGGCGCCTGTCATACGGAGTTCGTGGTGCACGAGGGCCGGGCACGGCTCATCGAGGTGAACTACCGTGTCATTGGCGATCAGTGCGATCTGCTGTTGGCGCATGTTCTCGGCATACCTCTCTTCGAGCTCATTCTGCGGGCGCATTTGGGCGAGCCACTTCCTGCGGATCTCGGTGCCCGGCGCGGCGGTGCGGCTCGGGTGGAGTACGCCCTTGCCGACCGGGCGGGGACGCTCGTCTCGGCGCCCGGCACCGTGGACCGCACCGTCGACGGTGTGCGGCTGGCCTACCGGCCGCTGCGGGAGGTCGGGGCCGAGCAGCCGCACTACCGCACCAACCGCGACTACATAGGCGTCGTCCGGGCCTTCGGCGCCGATGACGGTGCGGTGGACCGCGCGGTGGAGGGCTTCTTCGCCACCGAGAAGTGGGAGATCGCGTGATGGCTGCGTCGGATCCCATGAGTGAGTCGGCTCAGGAGCCGGAGCTGCTCGTGCGGATCCTGAGTGCGCTTCTGCGGGAAGACGTGGTGGGGTTGCGTACGCGCGGTGCCGTGCTGGAGCGGCCGGACGGTCCCTGGCTGCGGTTGCCCGCGGGCGCAGCGGACGGCGCGCTGTTGCTGCCGCTCGGCCCGGACGGCTATCAGAGCCGCTATGCCGCCCGGTTGCCGCTGTTGGTCCGTGAGGCCGACGGCGCCCGGCTGACCACGCTCGACGAGGTCGTCGCCGCGCTGCGCGCGCTGGCGGACCCCGTCGACCGTCCCGGCTTCGATGCATTCGCCGAGGAGTGCCGGCAGACGCTGGTGACGATGCGGCTGCATGCCCGGACGCGGGATGAGGTCGAGGGGCAGTTGGCAGGGCGTCATGGTGGCGATCCTGGTGGGTGGCTGGGGTTGGGTGGAGGGCTGGGGTTCGATGCGCTGGCGGCGCGTCTTGACCATCCGGTGTATCCGACCGCCCGGGGTCGGGCCGGCCTGGATGAGGCGCAGCTGCGGGCGTACGCGCCGGAGTTCCGGCCGGACTTCGCGTTGCGCTGGCTCGCCGTGCCGCGGGGCGCGGTGACCGTGGCGGGTGGCGAGGCGGCGTTGCCCGACTGGTGGCCGACGCCTGCTGAGGTGGGGCTGGCGCATCTCGGGGACGGGCATCTGTGTCTTCCCGTGCATCCGTTGACGCTGGGCGAACCGCTGCGTGGCGCGCTGTGCGAGAGCGGGCTGGAGGGTGCGGCGGTGCTTTCCGAGCAGGCCCGGCTCGGCGTCGTACCGACGCTGTCGATGCGCACCGTGGCGGTGGCCGACGATCCCGCGCTGCATCTGAAGCTGCCGTTGGCCACCTCGACGCTGGGGCTGCGCAACCGGCGCTCCATCAAGCCTCCTACGCTGATCGACGGCGCCGAGGGGCAGCGGCTGCTGGAGAAGGTGATCGCCCGCGAACCGCGGTTCGCGGAGTCGGTGCTTCAGGCCGATGAGACCGTGTATGCGCATGCCGGTCATGAGCTGTTGGCCGTGCTGTGCCGCCGTTACCCGGCCGGTCTGGACGGGAGTGTCGTGGTGCCGATGGCCGCGCTGCTGGGCCGGGCGCCGGGCGGTGGGCTGGTGATCGACCGGATCGCCGACCGTTTCTACGGCGGCGATCCGCTCGCCCTGCTGGACGCCTGTCTCACCCTGCTCTTCGACTGGCAGACCACGCTCTTCGGCTACGGCATCGGGCTGGAGTCCCATCAGCAGAACATCTCGCTGGTGCTGGACCGGACGGCCGGCGGCACCCGGCTGCGGCTGCTGTTCAAGGACAATGACGGTCCGCGGATCAACGCCGTACGACTGCGGGAGGCGCTGGGCGCGGACGCCCCGGACCCCTCGGATTTCGCCGATCCGCGGGTATTCGGGGACGGCGACCGGCCGGTGCTGGATCTGTTCACGACCATCACACTGCACCTGTGTGCGGGCTCCTACGCCTTCGGGCTCGCGCGGCACGGGCGGGCGCCGCTCGGGCGGCTGCTGGGGCTCGTCCGCGACCGGCTGGCCGAGGCCGTCGAGCGGCAGGGCACGGGAGCGGGCGAGCCGGGGGCGGCACTGCGCGCTGCCGTGCTGGACGCGCCCGAGCTGCCGATCAAGGCCATGGTCAGCGCCGGGACCTTGCTGTCCAAGGAGCGGTCGGGTGCGGCCGACATCAACAAGCACTATGCGAGCGGGCCCAATTACCTGCTGATGCCGACGGGGGCGCGGGTGTCGGGCGCCTCGCTGCCGGAGTCTCTGACGTCGACGGGGAGCACTTGATGGCCACCTCCATGTCTCGTATGACATCACCGTCCAGTTCCACATCCACGTCCAGTTCCACATCCACGTCCAGTCCCGCATCCGCATCCCCATCCGCCTCCTCCGCTCCAGCTGCTGCTGCCGCTGTTCCAACGACCGCTGCTACTTCAAAGAACACCGTTCGGTCACAGAGAGTTGCCGCATCGCGGAGGGATGACGAGGACGGCGTCGAGGCCACGTCGCGACCGCGGTTCGGGCGGCGACAGGTGTATGCGGTGGCCGGGTGTTATTTCGTGGCGTCGTTCGCCGCGCTCGGGCTGCCGCCGTATCTGACCGAGATCCTGCCGAAGCTGGGGGACGGCGCGGCCCGCTGGGCCGGTCTGCTGTATGTCGTACCGACCATCTTCGGTGCGATAGGCGCCCCGCTGTGGGGCCGTCTCGCCGACCGTTTCGGGCGTAAACGGCTGCTGTTGCGCGCGCAGTTGGGGCTGGCGGCGGCGTTTCTGCTGGCCGGTTGGGCGGATTCGCTCGGGGCGTTCGCCGCGGCACTGGTTCTTCAGGGCGTGCTGGGCGGCACCTTCGCCGCGTCGAACAGCTACCTGGGGGCGTCTCTGGAGGGCAGTGCGCTGTCCCGGGCGCTGACGCTGATGCAGGGCAGTGCCCGTGCGGCGCTGGTGTTCGCGCCGATCGTGGTCGGCGCGCTGTCGCCGTGGCTCTCGCCGCACCGCCAGTACGCGCTGCTCGCCGTCCTGCCGCTGACCGCCGCCGTGATGCTGGCGGCGCTCCCGGAGCCACCGACGAAGGGCGCCTCGACGACACCGTCACCAAGGGACTCTTCGGCGGCGCCGTCACCGAAGAACACTGCGGCGCCGCCCCCGGAGGCCGCCGAGGCGGCCGTACGGGCAAACCGTGCGTCCGCGGCTCCCGATGCCGGGGCCGCCACCGCGCTGCGCAGGCTCTATGCGCTGGAGTTCGCGTTCGTCTTCTCGACGGTGATTTCGTTCCCGTATCTGATCTCGCTGATCAAGGAGCGCATACCCGGCACCGGGCCGTTGGTGTCCGGTGTGCTGTTCGCCCTGCCGCATATGTGCTATCTGGTCGCGGCGATGGCGGTGCACGCACTGTTCCGTACCCGCCCGCGGCTCGGTATGGGACTCGGCTTCGGCGCCATAGCGCTCGGGCTGGCCGGGCATGGCGTCGTCGACTCCCTCGTCGGGTTCGTCGTAGTGCGGCTGGTGCTCGGCGCCGGTCTCACGCTGGGCCTGGTGTGTCTGTCCGTCCTGGCTGCCGACTGCGCCAAGGGCCGAGCCCCCGGCGGGCTCTTCGGCTCCATCGAATTCTTCTCCAAGGCCGGCGCGGTCGCCGCCGGTCTGGCCGCCGCGGCGGGCAACGACTGGTTCGGGCCGACCGCGCCCCTGGTGATCGGCACCGGGATCGCCCTGGCCACCGTGCTGGCGACCGTCCTCCCCTCGCTCCTCCCCTCGCACTTCCGTTTCCCCCGCACCCGCAGGAGCCCTTGATGCCCCCGCTGCCTCATTCCGCCGCCACCGCCCAGGACCCCGGCACCGCCCGGACCCCCGAGCCCACCGCGACCACCGGCACCACCCGGATCGCCCGTACGGCCCCGATCCCCGCCCCGGCCCCCGCCGGTCCGCCCACCGCCGACCAGGCCGTCGCGCACACCCTCCTGAACTGCCTGCTGCGCGAGGTCTCCGGCCCCGAGCACCAGACGGCCGTCGATGCCGGTCATCTGCTGCTGCGGCTGCCGCGCCGTGGCGTTCTGCTGCGGGTCGCGTTGCGCCGTACCTCGCTGATCGGCGCGCACCGCTTCGCCGGCCCGGTGACGGAGGAGGCCGACGGCGGCTGGCGGGAGGTCGGCTGGCGGCGGCTGGCCGAGTACGTCCATGCGGAGCTGTCGCTGCGGACCGGGGTGCACAACGACGAGTTCCTGGACCAGATCGCCTCCAGCCATCAGGCCGTGGCCGCGGCGCTCGACAGCCGGGCGCCCGGCGGCCACGGGACAGACGGCCAGGTGCCCGGCGGCCACGGGACAGACGGCCAGGCGCCGGGCGGCCAGGTGCCCGGCGGCCAGGCGCTCGCCACCGGGCCGGCCGACAGCACACCACCCCGCGTCACACCACCCCACGCCGACTGGCAAGCCGCCTACCTCGCCTCCGAGCAGTCCCTCGTCCTGGGCCACCGTTTCCACCCCACCCCCAAGGCCCGCTCCGGCGATCCCGCCTCCTGGCGGTCGTACGCGCCGGAAGCCGGGGCGTCCTTCCCGCTGCTGCTGCTCGCCGTACGC is a genomic window of Streptomyces gilvosporeus containing:
- a CDS encoding IucA/IucC family protein, whose amino-acid sequence is MSESAQEPELLVRILSALLREDVVGLRTRGAVLERPDGPWLRLPAGAADGALLLPLGPDGYQSRYAARLPLLVREADGARLTTLDEVVAALRALADPVDRPGFDAFAEECRQTLVTMRLHARTRDEVEGQLAGRHGGDPGGWLGLGGGLGFDALAARLDHPVYPTARGRAGLDEAQLRAYAPEFRPDFALRWLAVPRGAVTVAGGEAALPDWWPTPAEVGLAHLGDGHLCLPVHPLTLGEPLRGALCESGLEGAAVLSEQARLGVVPTLSMRTVAVADDPALHLKLPLATSTLGLRNRRSIKPPTLIDGAEGQRLLEKVIAREPRFAESVLQADETVYAHAGHELLAVLCRRYPAGLDGSVVVPMAALLGRAPGGGLVIDRIADRFYGGDPLALLDACLTLLFDWQTTLFGYGIGLESHQQNISLVLDRTAGGTRLRLLFKDNDGPRINAVRLREALGADAPDPSDFADPRVFGDGDRPVLDLFTTITLHLCAGSYAFGLARHGRAPLGRLLGLVRDRLAEAVERQGTGAGEPGAALRAAVLDAPELPIKAMVSAGTLLSKERSGAADINKHYASGPNYLLMPTGARVSGASLPESLTSTGST
- a CDS encoding ATP-grasp domain-containing protein; this translates as MRMYLLALNPTDSVTEGFLPAAARLGVEVTILTDQPEAHRRDVPEGTEVLECDVRDFRAVITCVAGRRPADAIFTNSDHLQVQAALAAEYFGLPGKDWRAALCAKNKAEMRRRLAVAGVDTVRTVELEPGQDPSVLAAAELPYPCVIKPREGVASEDVMLVDGPGELVVCAKEIQVRRPEVALVAEEFLPGQLYTLETLGDGRLRHVLGGFRTAISAPPTFIETGLEFVAAHPQSVTDQVLGQLDALGVGFGACHTEFVVHEGRARLIEVNYRVIGDQCDLLLAHVLGIPLFELILRAHLGEPLPADLGARRGGAARVEYALADRAGTLVSAPGTVDRTVDGVRLAYRPLREVGAEQPHYRTNRDYIGVVRAFGADDGAVDRAVEGFFATEKWEIA